One stretch of Eupeodes corollae chromosome 2, idEupCoro1.1, whole genome shotgun sequence DNA includes these proteins:
- the LOC129945518 gene encoding neurotactin: MGELEEKETPPTEPQSHDHHPEAEEPKETDKMLEQKNTKIAIEDALTKRRSPTPEKEKKTPNGEEIINIPEGAAGAGGGGGGDDKTNNSSNDIENNKLNPVTKEGREVKPKKIPIGGIKMPGFFTKAKPRGDGDGAEGELLEKEPKETSPTIEEKPIKSDEKQRPGLGDRIRSFFVRKPKPSADDTAKSDLTAEAADENNGPPQKRGLLNAIKLPIANMIPKKKTDDDVELGNGPGTKAGLASMETLDDSLKDQDTVDKAPTKKDDDVSKMKGSQEIKTEKSEEEEEVISCFDRIRSYRCSVDDALITLGILLIVVMLAVIGYVLSSDSQSSPPLREGRYIDAVTGCGMVEGLKEDGAFAFRGIPYALPPIGENRFKPAQLIEGIDDCWNGTLKAHNATEVCSQMLSNSTIVGVEDCLTLDVITPHIRYDNPLPVVVLIGADSFTGGSPGILRPSARYARSHDVIFVRPNFRMGVFGFLALDVLTKDAYPRTSGNYALTDIVAALNWIKLNIAHFGGDPKSVTLFGHRAGATMVSALVTSRKVKNLYTRAWVTSGSAVMPGRGLMESERRNQDFLNQIQCTEIKCLQNATVNEIWQATPDTWLHFPADLPGKDENTTARHEWLVLDGNILQQHPADIWKEQISGKPKLVMGTTAHESHTEKLRMRHSNWTEEEVRNFIENTKIGALNLTDEAIKRYNATYQGLVAMISDIRTICPLLTNARLQPTVPFYVATQGEGPDGLAKVDVDVQAILGRYEPHTVEQRRYVSSMQQLFYYYVSHGEIPQYNQGKRVLNMGQDPLSQEDYPNCNFWISHDIVPRYARID, translated from the exons ATGGGTGaattagaagaaaaagaaacaccTCCAACAGAACCACAATCACATGATCATCATCCCGAAGCTGAAGAACCTAAAGAAACTGACAAAATGctcgaacaaaaaaatacaaaaattgcaataGAAGATGCGTTGACAAAACGAAGAAGTCCCACaccagaaaaagaaaagaagactCCCAATGGCGAGGAAATAATCAATATACCCGAGGGAGCAGCAGGAGcgggtggcggcggcggcggagatgataaaacaaataattcttcAAATGACATCGAAAATAATAAACTCAATCCAGTCACAAAGGAGGGCCGAGAAGTAAAACCAAAGAAAATCCCTATCGGTGGCATCAAAATGCCAGGATTTTTTACGAAAGCAAAGCCACGTGGTGATGGGGATGGTGCTGAAGGCGAGCTATTAGAAAAGGAGCCCAAGGAGACATCGCCAACGATTGAAGAGAAACCCATCAAGAGCGATGAGAAACAAAGACCCGGTTTGGGTGACAGAATTAGAAGTTTCTTTGTGCGAAAACCTAAACCATCCGCTGATGACACAGCCAAAAGTG atttaacTGCTGAAGCAGCTGATGAAAATAATGGACCACCGCAAAAGCGCGGACTTTTGAATGCAATCAAACTCCCAATTGCCAATATGATTCCAAAGAAAAAGACTGACGACGACGTCGAACTCGGCAATGGTCCAGGCACCAAAGCTGGACTAGCTTCAATGGAAACCTTAGATGATTCGTTGAAAGACCAAGATACCGTCGATAAAGCACCAACAAAGAAAGACGATGATGTTAGTAAAATGAAGGGAAGCCAAGAGATTAAAACTGAG aaatccgaagaggaagaagaagtaATCTCATGCTTCGATCGTATTCGGTCATATCGTTGCTCTGTAGATGATGCTCTTATAACACTGGGAATCCTGCTCATAGTGGTTATGCTCGCCGTCATAGGCTATGTATTATCCAGTGACTCACAATCATCTCCACCTCTGAGAGAGGGCCGTTATATCGACGCTGTCACAGGATGTGGCATGGTTGAGGGCTTGAAAGAAGACGGAGCATTCGCTTTCCGAGGTATTCCCTACGCACTGCCACCGATAGGCGAGAACCGATTTAAACCGGCCCAGCTTATCGAGGGTATCGACGATTGCTGGAATGGAACATTAAAAGCCCACAATGCCACAGAAGTTTGCTCCCAAATGCTCAGCAATTCAACAATCGTTGGTGTAGAAGACTGTTTGACATTGGATGTTATCACGCCTCACATTCGCTATGACAATCCTCTGCCAGTTGTTGTGCTCATTGGTGCTGATTCATTCACTGGTGGTTCACCAGGAATTCTTAGACCATCTGCAAGGTATGCCCGCTCACATGATGTCATCTTTGTTCGACCAAACTTCCGAATGGGTGTATTTGGTTTCCTAGCTCTGGATGTGCTCACTAAAGATGCATACCCAAGGACGTCGGGAAATTATGCCCTTACTGATATTGTTGCTGCTCTAAATTGGATTAAACTGAACATTGCTCACTTTGGAGGCGATCCAAAGTCTGTGACACTGTTCGGACATCGAGCTGGAGCAACGATGGTATCAGCGTTAGTTACGTCTCGTAAAGTAAAGAATTTGTACACTCGCGCCTGGGTAACATCTGGTTCGGCGGTAATGCCGGGTCGTGGTCTTATGGAATCCGAACGACGCAATCAGGATTTCTTAAATCAAATTCAATGCACTGAGATCAAATGTCTTCAAAATGCTACCGTAAATGAAATATGGCAAGCTACTCCAGATACCTGGTTGCACTTCCCCGCTGATCTGCCTGGCAAGGATGAAAACACCACCGCCCGTCATGAGTGGCTTGTTCTTGACGGAAACATTCTCCAGCAACATCCAGCTGACATTTGGAAGGAACAAATTTCCGGAAAACCAAAACTTGTCATGGGAACAACAGCACATGAGAGTCACACCGAAAAGCTCCGCATGCGTCACTCGAACTGGACAGAGGAAGAAGTTCGCAATTTCATCGAAAACACCAAAATCGGGGCCCTTAATCTTACTGACGAAGCTATTAAACGATACAATGCCACCTATCAAGGTCTTGTTGCAATGATCTCGGACATCAGAACAATTTGTCCTCTATTGACGAATGCCCGACTCCAGCCCACCGTACCATTCTATGTTGCCACACAAGGAGAGGGTCCTGATGGCCTGGCAAAGGTTGATGTCGATGTTCAAGCGATCTTAGGACGCTATGAGCCACATACAGTTGAACAGCGAAGGTATGTCTCATCCATGCAACAGCTTTTCTATTATTATGTCTCACATGGTGAGATCCCGCAATATAATCAAGGAAAGCGAGTGTTGAATATGGGACAGGACCCCCTCTCACAGGAGGACTACCCTAATTGCAATTTCTGGATCAGCCACGACATAGTGCCGCGGTATGCGCGAATCGATTAG